A window of the Xiashengella succiniciproducens genome harbors these coding sequences:
- the xseA gene encoding exodeoxyribonuclease VII large subunit, giving the protein MTRESISLFELNNQIRQVISNNLPAQVWVRAEVAELREHANGHCYLDLVEKDEFSNQVIARLRATIWSYTYRTLKPFFENTAKRPLSNGIKVLVRGSVEYQELYGLSFNIKEIDPAYTLGDLEQRRLEVIRKLQEEGVFNMNKELDLPLVPQRIAVISSPTAAGYGDFADQLAKNLYGIKFYHKLFPAIMQGDKAPESIIAALEKVNNYSEYFDVVVLIRGGGASLDLLCFDDYWLAYHVAQFPMPIISGIGHERDVSVTDMVAHTSAKTPTAVAEFLIAGASSVLEKVNSFGRNLKNLTREQIQGNRTLIERSMFQLHQQTAKLLAGNNRYLEGVAGRLPGMVKLHLEKRGNVLQRQSMRTRQVFKRIIENEDRRLERGCEKLKLSTARFLSHAGMKLEMLEKSNKLNDPVEVLKRGFSITRVEGRALKSTTGLKPGKVVETILKDGSFLSEVKDIDNAENKVD; this is encoded by the coding sequence ATGACCCGAGAATCCATATCGTTATTTGAGTTAAACAATCAGATAAGGCAGGTAATCAGCAATAACTTACCTGCCCAGGTATGGGTGCGTGCTGAGGTTGCCGAACTCCGTGAGCATGCCAACGGTCATTGCTACCTTGACCTTGTAGAGAAGGATGAATTCAGTAATCAGGTTATAGCACGTCTTAGGGCAACTATATGGAGTTATACCTATCGTACTCTGAAGCCTTTCTTTGAGAACACAGCCAAGCGCCCCTTAAGTAACGGTATCAAGGTTCTTGTCAGGGGTAGCGTTGAGTATCAGGAGTTGTACGGACTCAGTTTCAATATTAAGGAGATAGATCCGGCATATACCCTTGGAGATCTGGAGCAGCGTCGACTTGAAGTAATACGCAAACTACAGGAGGAGGGGGTATTCAATATGAACAAGGAGTTGGATTTGCCCCTAGTTCCCCAACGTATTGCCGTTATATCATCTCCTACAGCTGCCGGATACGGAGACTTTGCAGATCAGCTGGCAAAGAATTTATACGGCATTAAGTTTTACCACAAGCTGTTTCCTGCAATTATGCAGGGTGACAAGGCTCCCGAGTCTATTATTGCAGCTCTTGAAAAGGTTAACAACTATTCTGAGTACTTTGATGTAGTTGTACTTATTCGGGGTGGTGGAGCTTCTCTCGATCTGCTATGTTTTGATGATTATTGGCTGGCATACCATGTAGCACAGTTTCCCATGCCAATTATAAGCGGCATTGGTCATGAGAGGGATGTGTCGGTAACTGATATGGTAGCTCATACTTCTGCAAAAACACCTACTGCAGTAGCAGAATTCCTGATTGCAGGTGCTTCTTCTGTCCTTGAGAAGGTAAATAGTTTTGGGCGTAATCTGAAGAATCTTACAAGAGAGCAGATTCAGGGTAACCGGACTCTAATTGAAAGGTCAATGTTTCAGCTCCACCAGCAGACAGCTAAGTTATTAGCGGGAAATAACCGCTATCTGGAAGGTGTGGCTGGTCGTTTGCCTGGAATGGTGAAGCTGCATCTGGAGAAGCGTGGAAACGTACTTCAAAGGCAGTCTATGAGAACCAGGCAGGTATTCAAGCGCATAATTGAGAATGAGGACAGAAGACTGGAGCGTGGCTGTGAAAAGCTGAAGCTTTCCACAGCCAGATTCTTGTCTCATGCCGGAATGAAACTTGAGATGCTGGAAAAGAGTAACAAGCTTAATGATCCTGTTGAAGTGCTAAAGAGAGGATTTTCGATAACCAGAGTTGAAGGCAGGGCGCTTAAGTCAACAACGGGCTTAAAGCCTGGTAAAGTAGTGGAGACCATACTAAAGGATGGTAGCTTCCTAAGCGAAGTCAAGGATATTGATAATGCAGAAAACAAAGTTGACTAA
- a CDS encoding sensor histidine kinase, translating to MNVLFLALIGLLLTLVAIAVLALCCIKLKKELTVKKMELLEAQQLVESRDKFFSIVAHDLKSPFNSLMGLSELLMLHAESMNAEQVQHHCMQIFNSSGRLFTLVDDLLQWSRVQTGKIQYNPEKIDLNVISSNIVNLLRISVQEKDIVIALNLENNLIAYADSNIYSTVLRNLISNAIKFSRVGSTIYVKGHKNKDGMIEISVTDRGIGMDKKQLDNLFIAENKQSTTGTFNEQGTGLGLVLCKEFVELNKGEIIAESEPDEGTTIRFTVPSEIE from the coding sequence ATGAACGTACTTTTCCTTGCCTTGATTGGTTTGTTGCTGACTCTGGTAGCAATAGCTGTTCTGGCACTTTGTTGCATTAAGCTAAAGAAGGAACTTACGGTAAAGAAAATGGAGCTGTTGGAGGCACAGCAACTGGTTGAATCAAGGGATAAGTTTTTTTCTATAGTTGCACATGACCTTAAAAGCCCTTTTAATTCGCTGATGGGTTTGTCGGAGCTTTTGATGTTGCATGCTGAGAGTATGAATGCTGAGCAGGTTCAGCACCACTGCATGCAGATATTTAATTCATCGGGAAGGCTTTTTACTCTTGTGGATGACCTGTTGCAATGGTCAAGGGTGCAAACGGGTAAGATTCAATATAACCCCGAGAAGATAGATCTCAATGTGATCAGCAGTAATATTGTAAACCTGCTTAGGATAAGCGTGCAGGAGAAAGATATAGTAATTGCACTGAACCTTGAGAATAACCTGATAGCTTATGCAGATTCCAATATTTACTCAACAGTGTTGAGAAACCTGATAAGCAATGCTATCAAGTTTTCACGTGTGGGTAGTACCATTTATGTCAAAGGGCATAAGAATAAGGACGGTATGATAGAGATATCGGTTACAGACAGGGGTATAGGAATGGATAAGAAGCAGCTTGACAACCTGTTTATTGCCGAAAATAAGCAGAGTACTACAGGCACTTTCAATGAGCAGGGAACCGGTCTTGGACTTGTTTTATGCAAGGAATTTGTAGAACTTAATAAGGGAGAGATAATAGCAGAAAGCGAACCTGATGAGGGTACTACTATCCGATTTACGGTTCCATCAGAAATCGAGTAA
- the xseB gene encoding exodeoxyribonuclease VII small subunit yields MAKEKITYKSAVTEIEQILELMEREELDVDEMSEKVKRVSELIRICRQKLLQTQEEVEKVLKEIED; encoded by the coding sequence ATGGCAAAGGAAAAGATTACATACAAAAGTGCAGTAACTGAAATCGAGCAGATCCTTGAACTAATGGAAAGGGAAGAGCTTGATGTCGATGAGATGTCTGAAAAGGTAAAGAGGGTTAGCGAACTAATCCGGATTTGCAGGCAGAAGTTGCTGCAAACCCAAGAAGAGGTCGAAAAGGTATTGAAGGAAATAGAAGATTAA
- the cdd gene encoding cytidine deaminase encodes MIEKTVTIKLSVYDRNQVDADAKRIIDAAFEIARNAYAPYSGFSVGAALLLANGEIVTGCNQENAAYPSGLCAERVALFSAGAHYPNVAVKQMAIVALKDGQPVAVAPCGACRQVILESLARQTASFPVYLAEEHKVTKVENAGDLLPLAFGPDSL; translated from the coding sequence ATGATAGAAAAAACCGTAACAATAAAACTGTCAGTATATGACAGAAACCAGGTAGATGCAGATGCAAAACGCATAATTGATGCGGCTTTTGAGATTGCACGCAACGCCTATGCACCTTACTCGGGCTTTAGTGTAGGAGCTGCTCTGCTCCTAGCAAATGGTGAGATAGTAACCGGATGCAATCAGGAAAATGCTGCCTATCCGTCGGGACTTTGTGCGGAAAGAGTAGCACTCTTTAGTGCAGGAGCACACTATCCCAATGTGGCGGTAAAACAGATGGCAATTGTTGCATTAAAGGATGGACAACCTGTAGCTGTTGCTCCCTGCGGTGCCTGCCGTCAGGTGATTCTCGAATCTCTGGCTAGACAGACTGCTTCCTTCCCTGTCTATCTTGCAGAAGAGCACAAGGTCACCAAGGTAGAAAATGCAGGCGACCTCCTGCCCCTTGCCTTTGGTCCTGATAGTCTTTAA
- a CDS encoding glucosaminidase domain-containing protein — protein MRNKLLIFIAVLLLLPFGLHSQRITRREYIETYKDWAIQNMQETGIPASITLAQGILESASGNSKLAREDNNHFGIKCHSDWKGERVYHHDDARNECFRKYKSPYDSFKDHAEFLTTRDRYAFLFELPTTDYKGWARGLSKAGYATNPQYPELLIRIIEEEGLYTYDQNISEAAKQAYRNNQRQRLSSDIVINAFEKRAVKYNNGVKYIELKEGDTFKSISQMFGLKDWELPTYNDLPANADLSKYAILYIESKRRNAHPNHKTHVVKNGETMHAISQQYGVRLKKLYYYNEMEPGTEPQSGEIIKLRKKIK, from the coding sequence ATGAGAAACAAACTCCTGATCTTTATTGCAGTTCTGCTACTGCTACCCTTCGGCCTTCATTCCCAACGTATCACACGACGCGAATATATTGAAACATACAAAGACTGGGCAATACAAAATATGCAGGAAACAGGTATTCCTGCCTCTATCACTTTGGCACAAGGGATACTTGAATCTGCTTCTGGAAACAGCAAACTGGCAAGGGAAGATAACAACCACTTTGGTATCAAGTGCCATAGTGACTGGAAAGGAGAACGTGTGTACCATCATGATGACGCCCGCAATGAATGTTTCAGGAAGTATAAGTCTCCTTACGACTCATTCAAGGATCATGCAGAATTCCTGACAACCAGGGATCGTTACGCCTTTCTGTTCGAACTTCCTACAACTGATTATAAGGGTTGGGCACGCGGACTAAGTAAGGCTGGTTATGCAACCAATCCTCAGTATCCCGAACTCCTTATAAGGATTATCGAGGAGGAAGGTCTGTACACATATGACCAGAACATCTCAGAAGCAGCCAAGCAGGCGTACCGTAATAATCAGAGACAACGCCTGTCTTCCGACATTGTGATAAATGCCTTTGAAAAGAGGGCTGTCAAATACAATAACGGGGTAAAATATATTGAACTCAAAGAAGGTGATACATTCAAGAGCATATCACAGATGTTCGGTCTGAAAGATTGGGAATTGCCGACATATAATGACCTTCCTGCTAATGCAGATTTGAGTAAGTATGCTATCCTATATATCGAATCCAAACGTAGAAATGCTCACCCTAACCATAAGACACACGTAGTAAAAAATGGCGAAACCATGCATGCAATAAGCCAGCAATATGGGGTAAGACTCAAAAAGCTGTACTATTACAATGAGATGGAGCCGGGCACTGAGCCACAATCAGGTGAAATAATAAAGTTGAGAAAAAAGATTAAGTAG
- the fmt gene encoding methionyl-tRNA formyltransferase, with amino-acid sequence MNKPRIVFMGTPEFAAHSLQALHDSGANLVAVVTAPDRRSGRGMKLTSSAVGETAGNLGLPVLKPEKLKDPVFLDALRELKPDLQVVVAFRMLPEAVWALPPMGTFNLHASLLPQYRGAAPINHAIINGEKVTGVTTFFINHEIDTGNILFREEVSILDEDDAGTLHDKLMETGAQLIIRTIDAIASGKIHPLPQDELTGNEILKPAPKIFKEDCKIDWSLDPVTIHNKIRGLSPYPAAWTEFILKDGSVASVKIFRTAITNDKLAQGEISCDGKSVLKIGCRGGALQILELQLAGKKRLATAEFLRGFDHGSLDKVK; translated from the coding sequence ATGAATAAACCCAGAATAGTATTTATGGGCACACCGGAGTTTGCTGCACATAGCCTCCAGGCCCTGCACGATAGCGGAGCAAACTTAGTTGCGGTGGTAACAGCCCCCGACCGCAGGAGCGGCCGGGGCATGAAACTCACAAGTTCAGCCGTTGGGGAAACAGCCGGGAACTTGGGTTTGCCAGTGCTCAAACCTGAGAAACTCAAAGATCCGGTTTTCCTTGATGCTTTACGGGAGCTGAAACCAGACCTGCAAGTTGTTGTAGCCTTCCGTATGTTGCCCGAAGCTGTATGGGCATTACCACCAATGGGAACGTTCAATCTTCATGCGTCCCTGCTGCCACAGTACCGCGGTGCTGCTCCTATCAATCATGCTATTATTAATGGTGAAAAGGTGACAGGGGTAACAACCTTCTTTATTAACCATGAAATAGACACAGGTAATATACTGTTCAGGGAAGAAGTCAGTATCCTAGATGAAGATGATGCCGGTACCCTGCACGACAAGTTGATGGAGACAGGTGCACAGCTAATTATCAGAACCATAGATGCAATTGCTTCAGGGAAAATACACCCCCTGCCTCAGGATGAGTTAACCGGGAATGAGATTCTCAAACCGGCTCCCAAGATTTTCAAAGAAGATTGCAAAATTGACTGGAGCCTGGACCCGGTGACTATCCACAACAAGATAAGGGGTCTTAGTCCATATCCTGCAGCCTGGACCGAGTTTATACTAAAGGATGGAAGTGTGGCTAGCGTTAAGATTTTCCGTACTGCAATAACAAATGACAAACTGGCTCAGGGTGAGATTTCATGTGATGGGAAATCCGTGCTAAAGATAGGATGCAGAGGAGGTGCACTTCAAATACTGGAGCTTCAGCTTGCAGGTAAGAAACGCTTGGCTACAGCCGAGTTCTTGCGGGGCTTTGATCATGGTTCACTTGACAAAGTAAAGTGA
- a CDS encoding RNA methyltransferase produces MRKLKITELNRLTPEEFKYTKKHRVIAVLDNVRSLHNVGSVFRTADAFCLEAVYLCGITATPPHNEIHKTALGAEDTVEWKYFEDTLYAVRELRERGYVIIAAEQVDKSIMLTSFAPEADKGYALIFGNEVKGVQQQVIDLCDYCIEIPQFGTKHSLNVSVSAGIVLWETVKLLSQKAINRL; encoded by the coding sequence ATGCGAAAACTCAAGATTACAGAATTAAACAGATTAACGCCCGAAGAGTTTAAATATACGAAAAAACATCGTGTAATCGCTGTACTAGATAACGTTAGAAGCCTTCATAATGTGGGAAGTGTCTTTAGAACAGCTGATGCCTTTTGCCTGGAGGCTGTTTATCTCTGTGGTATAACTGCTACTCCGCCTCACAATGAGATTCACAAGACAGCATTGGGAGCCGAGGACACAGTCGAATGGAAGTATTTTGAGGATACACTATATGCAGTGCGTGAACTCAGGGAAAGAGGCTATGTGATAATAGCGGCCGAACAGGTTGATAAAAGTATTATGCTAACCTCCTTTGCACCGGAAGCGGATAAGGGCTATGCACTTATTTTCGGAAATGAAGTAAAGGGGGTACAACAACAGGTGATAGACCTATGCGATTATTGCATCGAAATACCACAGTTTGGTACCAAACACTCACTCAATGTCTCGGTCTCGGCCGGAATAGTTCTGTGGGAAACAGTTAAACTGCTTTCGCAAAAGGCAATAAACCGGCTTTGA
- the sucC gene encoding ADP-forming succinate--CoA ligase subunit beta: MNIHEYQAKEILKAHGIAVQDGIVATTEDEAVDAAKLLHQERGTGLWVLKAQVHAGGRGKGGGIKLAKTFDEVKTVAGKLLGMTLITPQTGPEGKVVHKILVAEDVYYPGPTDKLEFYVSILLNRQTGRNVIVYSPEGGMDIEQVAATAPNRIFREEIDPGLGLLSFQTKRMVNNLGLSGNVAKEFVTFCEKLITAYTKSDATLIEINPLLKTSDEKIIAVDAKINIDDNALFRHPEIQVMRDLTEEDPAEIEAGKHNLNFIKLDGNVGCMVNGAGLAMATMDIIKLSGGEPANFLDVGGGANAATVEAGLKIILDDSNVKVVLINIFGGIVRCDRVATGVVEAYKKLGNIRVPVIVRLQGTNAEEGKAVIDNSGLKVYSAITLEEAAGLVTKCLAK; encoded by the coding sequence ATGAACATTCATGAGTACCAGGCAAAGGAGATTCTAAAGGCACATGGCATTGCAGTGCAGGATGGTATTGTGGCTACTACAGAAGATGAAGCCGTTGATGCGGCTAAACTACTACATCAGGAGAGAGGCACCGGTCTTTGGGTGCTCAAGGCCCAGGTTCATGCAGGAGGCCGTGGAAAAGGTGGTGGTATTAAGCTTGCAAAGACCTTTGATGAGGTTAAGACTGTAGCTGGGAAACTGCTTGGAATGACCCTTATTACTCCGCAGACTGGTCCCGAAGGTAAGGTCGTGCACAAGATACTGGTTGCTGAGGATGTTTATTACCCCGGACCCACTGATAAGCTTGAGTTTTACGTAAGCATTCTATTAAACAGACAGACAGGCCGCAATGTGATAGTTTACTCTCCTGAGGGAGGAATGGATATAGAACAGGTTGCAGCAACAGCTCCCAACAGGATATTCCGTGAAGAAATTGACCCGGGGCTGGGGTTGTTGTCCTTTCAGACCAAGCGTATGGTCAACAATTTGGGACTTAGCGGAAATGTTGCAAAGGAGTTTGTTACTTTTTGCGAGAAGCTTATCACTGCCTACACAAAGAGTGATGCTACCCTGATAGAGATAAATCCGCTGCTCAAAACCAGCGATGAGAAGATAATTGCAGTAGATGCCAAGATCAATATTGATGACAATGCTCTGTTCCGTCACCCTGAAATTCAGGTAATGCGTGACCTGACAGAGGAGGACCCTGCTGAGATTGAGGCTGGAAAACACAATCTCAATTTTATAAAGCTTGACGGAAATGTCGGATGTATGGTCAATGGGGCAGGTCTTGCAATGGCAACAATGGATATAATCAAGTTGTCAGGCGGCGAGCCTGCCAACTTCCTTGATGTTGGTGGTGGCGCCAATGCTGCAACAGTTGAGGCAGGTCTGAAGATTATTCTGGATGACTCTAATGTGAAGGTGGTACTTATAAATATTTTTGGTGGTATTGTAAGGTGTGACAGGGTTGCCACCGGTGTTGTAGAAGCATATAAGAAGCTTGGCAATATAAGGGTTCCTGTGATTGTGCGACTGCAAGGTACAAATGCAGAGGAGGGTAAAGCAGTGATTGATAATTCAGGCCTTAAGGTATATTCTGCAATTACCCTGGAAGAAGCTGCCGGACTTGTTACAAAGTGTCTCGCAAAATAG
- a CDS encoding DUF4294 domain-containing protein, producing the protein MRRIITILWTVSCVLLAPEMVAKGPARADSLMKTSKKIPVKAIVVDGDTIPQMLLNEVTVMEPWRFKNKREEAQYSRLVRNIKITLPYARMAAAKLQVINDNLAKLPTDKKRREYLKKAEKELFDEFEAPLRKLTFSQGKLLIKLIDRETGDTSYNLIREYKGGVSALFWQGIARIFGANLKDQYIPSDRVEDRMIEHIIALIDIGVL; encoded by the coding sequence ATGCGACGAATCATCACGATTTTGTGGACTGTGTCATGTGTACTGCTTGCGCCTGAGATGGTGGCAAAGGGTCCGGCACGCGCCGATTCGTTGATGAAAACTTCGAAAAAGATACCCGTAAAGGCCATCGTAGTAGATGGGGATACAATTCCCCAGATGTTGTTGAACGAAGTTACTGTAATGGAGCCATGGCGCTTTAAAAACAAGCGTGAAGAGGCACAATACAGCAGGCTGGTGAGGAATATTAAGATTACCTTGCCCTATGCAAGGATGGCTGCAGCAAAGCTACAGGTCATTAATGACAACCTTGCAAAACTACCTACTGACAAAAAACGCAGAGAATACCTTAAAAAGGCGGAGAAGGAACTGTTTGATGAGTTTGAAGCTCCTTTGCGCAAACTTACCTTCTCTCAGGGAAAGCTGCTAATAAAGCTTATTGACAGGGAAACAGGCGATACAAGCTATAATCTGATCCGTGAGTATAAAGGTGGAGTATCTGCCTTATTCTGGCAGGGAATTGCAAGAATATTCGGAGCCAATCTGAAGGATCAGTATATTCCGTCTGACCGGGTAGAGGACAGAATGATTGAGCATATTATTGCACTAATTGATATTGGTGTTCTCTGA
- a CDS encoding cyclomaltodextrinase N-terminal domain-containing protein, giving the protein MKQRVRSLVVCFLFSVLLAPQYLGAQKLQCWPDQWWVGMKYNKVLLLIGGNDLSNCQAVVKQSGVKVINQFPGDTKGYLFVEIEIAKDALHGTFPITITRGNSTVGNVNFELKARQYNYYPARLTGADAIYQIFIDRFVNGNPKNDNVSGMYEPADRSNPSGVHGGDIAGVAKALPYLKDLSVTAVELSPLYESNQFTLSYERTSPTSHYKVDPRIGSISEIKNTINLYKENGFKVIITGILHKTGNQHPLTMNPPQNDWIFRRNVVAFEKPDHFLYADPYASWEDIEQHGSIWEAFDVPSLNQNNSLLRRYLVQHLLWWVETLHPDGIRIEQSHLNTGEMLSEASQALREDFPDLNIISDPVTGNIVHNKHWMTGNAPGFTHVTDGPLRQAFMDSFAEYSKTTDALMPVYETLASDIIYGNAPNQLIFAGDDGRSTRLFTLAEKDPAIFRMYMGFLLSVRGIPSFLYGTELLTEGYIPEGKGFVRRDFPGGWDFDAVSAFNKESLNNQQKEVYRFVSAILKWRRENPDVMQGGMIHFQPADDVYAYIRTGKNKKLLVLINNHPTSPRRIESSRFFRSLDQSISVKNIVTGDTASGIGNLILNHKSILLLEITGQ; this is encoded by the coding sequence ATGAAGCAAAGAGTCCGTTCCTTAGTTGTATGTTTCCTGTTTTCAGTCCTGCTCGCACCTCAGTACCTTGGGGCTCAGAAATTGCAATGCTGGCCTGACCAATGGTGGGTAGGGATGAAATATAATAAGGTGTTACTGCTTATTGGAGGTAATGACCTGAGTAATTGTCAGGCTGTTGTCAAACAGAGCGGAGTAAAGGTCATTAATCAGTTTCCTGGTGATACCAAGGGCTATCTCTTTGTAGAGATTGAAATAGCAAAGGATGCATTACATGGGACCTTCCCTATTACTATTACACGTGGTAATTCAACTGTGGGTAATGTAAACTTTGAACTAAAGGCAAGGCAATACAATTATTATCCGGCCCGACTCACAGGTGCAGACGCAATATATCAGATTTTTATTGACCGCTTCGTAAATGGTAATCCCAAGAATGATAATGTTAGCGGCATGTACGAGCCTGCTGACAGATCCAACCCATCTGGTGTGCATGGAGGTGATATAGCCGGGGTAGCCAAAGCCCTGCCCTATCTCAAGGACCTGTCTGTTACCGCTGTAGAATTGAGTCCCCTGTATGAGTCAAACCAGTTTACCCTTTCATATGAAAGGACTTCCCCTACCTCTCACTACAAAGTGGATCCACGTATCGGAAGTATATCAGAAATCAAAAACACTATAAATCTATACAAGGAAAATGGTTTCAAGGTCATAATAACCGGAATACTGCATAAAACGGGGAATCAGCATCCTCTGACTATGAATCCGCCACAAAACGACTGGATCTTCAGAAGGAATGTTGTAGCCTTTGAAAAACCGGATCATTTTCTCTATGCCGATCCCTATGCTTCATGGGAGGATATAGAACAGCATGGTTCTATCTGGGAAGCATTTGACGTACCTTCACTTAACCAGAATAATAGTCTTTTGCGTCGTTATCTGGTTCAACATCTGTTGTGGTGGGTAGAAACCCTCCACCCTGATGGAATCAGAATCGAGCAAAGTCATCTTAATACGGGCGAGATGTTAAGTGAAGCAAGTCAGGCACTAAGAGAGGATTTCCCGGATCTTAACATTATCTCAGATCCTGTAACTGGCAACATAGTTCACAACAAGCATTGGATGACAGGTAATGCACCCGGCTTTACTCATGTGACAGATGGACCGTTGAGACAAGCCTTTATGGATAGTTTTGCAGAATATTCAAAGACTACTGATGCCTTGATGCCAGTATATGAGACCCTGGCTTCTGACATAATCTATGGAAATGCTCCCAACCAACTAATTTTCGCAGGGGATGATGGCAGATCTACCAGGCTCTTTACCCTTGCAGAGAAGGATCCTGCAATCTTCAGGATGTATATGGGCTTTCTGTTAAGTGTCAGGGGAATACCATCTTTCCTCTATGGCACAGAGCTCCTGACTGAAGGTTATATTCCCGAAGGTAAAGGATTTGTAAGAAGAGACTTTCCCGGAGGTTGGGATTTTGATGCTGTAAGCGCATTCAACAAAGAGAGCCTAAACAATCAGCAAAAGGAGGTATATCGTTTTGTATCGGCAATTCTGAAATGGAGACGAGAGAACCCCGATGTGATGCAGGGGGGCATGATACACTTCCAACCGGCTGATGACGTCTATGCTTATATCCGGACAGGCAAAAACAAAAAACTACTGGTACTAATAAATAATCACCCCACTTCTCCAAGAAGGATAGAAAGTTCCAGATTCTTCAGATCCCTGGATCAGTCTATAAGTGTCAAGAATATTGTAACAGGAGATACTGCATCAGGTATTGGAAATCTCATACTAAATCACAAGAGCATCCTGCTATTGGAAATTACCGGTCAGTGA